Part of the Planctomycetia bacterium genome, GCAGTTGCTTCCCGACGGCGTCGTTTTGTTCGATGCCGTCGGGACATTGCTTCGGCCCGAGCCTGCCGTGGCGGAAGCCTATGCCGCGGCTGGCGCACGCTACGGCTCGCGACTTTCTCGAACCGATATCGATGCCGCATTCCGCAGAGTCTTCACGGCGGAAAAGGCCGCGGACTTACGGGACAACGAAGGCCGAACCGACGAAGCTCGCGAGCGAGAGCGTTGGCGAGCGATCGTCGCCGGCGTGTTCGACGACGTCCCGGCCGAGCGTCGCGACGCGCTCTTCGAAGAGCTTTGGAACCACTTCGCGGCACCGTCTTCATGGCGACTGTTCGACGACGTGCGACCGATGCTCAAGCGACTCATCGCGGCCGGCCGCTCCGTGGCGATCGCCTCGAACTTCGATCGCCGGCTGACGCCGATCGTCGCGACGCTTTTACCGGAGATTCCGCTCGAACGAGTGTTCGTCTCGTCCCTTGTCGGATATCGCAAGCCGGCGACGGGATTCTTTCGCGCTAGCGAGCGCAAGCTCGTCGAGCTTGGCATCACAACCAAGTCGTGTACGCTCATCGGCGACGACATCGACGAAGATTTTCACGGTGCGCAAGCGGCAAACTGGCAAGCGATGTTACTCGACCGAGACGATCGATACCCCGGCCTCACGCCGCGCATTCGCAGCTTAGACGAACTCCTCTGAGCGACTCGCGCCGCGTTACTCGATCGTTTCGCGCGCGAGCGCCAGCGCCCCATGCACGACCATCGCTTCGCCGAGCTTCGGTGCCGCGATCTCGTAAGTTCCGACGAGCGTCGGAAACACGTACCGCTCCACTGCCGTACGGAGCGGTCGATAAAACATCGTCTCACCCATCAAAGCCACGCCCCCTCCGACGATGACGCTTTGCGGCGCAAGCAGCGTGATCGTCTGCGCGATGGCCCAACCGAGCGTCTCGATGGCTCTGTCGAGAATCACCTGCGAAGGTCCATGTCCGCGCTCCGCCG contains:
- a CDS encoding HAD family hydrolase; the encoded protein is MAELTDANSGRSRSQLLPDGVVLFDAVGTLLRPEPAVAEAYAAAGARYGSRLSRTDIDAAFRRVFTAEKAADLRDNEGRTDEARERERWRAIVAGVFDDVPAERRDALFEELWNHFAAPSSWRLFDDVRPMLKRLIAAGRSVAIASNFDRRLTPIVATLLPEIPLERVFVSSLVGYRKPATGFFRASERKLVELGITTKSCTLIGDDIDEDFHGAQAANWQAMLLDRDDRYPGLTPRIRSLDELL